A genome region from Columba livia isolate bColLiv1 breed racing homer chromosome 2, bColLiv1.pat.W.v2, whole genome shotgun sequence includes the following:
- the NPBWR1 gene encoding neuropeptides B/W receptor type 1, with amino-acid sequence MENSSFLETNSSCGDGPVDCTRNGDWGLNVSAPTLSPSFYVTVPVIYSIICAVGLTGNTAVIYVILKAPKMKTVTNIFILNLAIADELFTLVLPINIADYLLLQWPFGEFMCKLIISIDQYNTFSSIYFLTVMSIDRYLVVVATTKSRKITYRTYRAAKIVSLCVWSFVTVIILPFTVFAKIHKEQGRSQCVFVFPNPESVWWKGSRIYTLILGFAIPVSTICILYTTLLYRLRRVHLHSNAKALDKAKKKVTLMVVVILAVCLFCWTPYHLSTVVALTTDIPQTPLIIGISYFITSLSYANSCFNPFLYAFLDDSFRRSFRKLINCRTTS; translated from the coding sequence ATGGAGAACTCCTCCTTCCTTGAGACCAATTCCTCATGTGGGGATGGGCCTGTGGACTGCACCAGGAATGGGGATTGGGGGCTGAATGTGTCTGCTCCCACACTGAGCCCCAGCTTCTATGTCACAGTTCCTGTCATCTATTCCATCATCTGTGCTGTGGGTCTGACAGGCAACACTGCTGTCATCTATGTAATCCTCAAAGCCCCAAAGATGAAAACAGTCACCAACATCTTCATCCTCAACCTGGCCATTGCTGACGAGCTCTTTACCTTGGTGCTACCCATCAATATTGCTGACTACCTGCTCCTGCAGTGGCCCTTTGGAGAGTTCATGTGCAAGCTCATCATCTCCATAGACCAGTACAACACCTTTTCCAGCATCTACTTCCTCACTGTCATGAGCATTGACCGCTACCTGGTTGTAGTGGCCACCACCAAGTCCAGGAAGATAACCTACCGCACCTACCGAGCAGCCAAGATTGTGAGCCTCTGCGTCTGGTCCTTTGTCACAGTCATCATCCTGCCCTTCACTGTCTTTGCTAAAATACACAAGGAGCAGGGACGCTCCCAGTGCGTCTTTGTGTTCCCCAACCCTGAGAGCGTGTGGTGGAAAGGCAGTCGGATCTACACCCTTATTTTGGGATTTGCCATCCCAGTGTCCACCATCTGCATCCTCTACACCACTCTGCTGTACAGATTGAGAAGGGTCCACCTCCATAGCAATGCAAAAGCCCTGgacaaagccaaaaaaaaggtGACACTGATGGTTGTTGTCATTCTGGCTGTGTGCCTGTTCTGCTGGACACCCTATCACCTTAGCACAGTGGTAGCCCTCACCACAGACATCCCACAAACTCCATTGATCATTGGGATTTCCTACTTCATCACTAGCTTGAGTTATGCCAACAGCTGCTTCAACCCTTTCCTGTATGCCTTTCTGGATGACAGTTTCCGGAGGAGCTTTCGTAAACTGATAAATTGCAGAACCACCTCGTAG